A single Xylanimonas cellulosilytica DSM 15894 DNA region contains:
- a CDS encoding TetR/AcrR family transcriptional regulator yields the protein MPTLRADAARSRARILDAARRRPITELRLNDLAREAGVGVATVYRHFPTVTALVEALTLGALEQLVDEARAAAAEPDPARAFTRLVRETATRQLEHQGLQAVLRSDEISSAARGLRDELLDLAQTTLTNAIAAGAVRPHLSFDQVQRLVCGVEHAVRLGDGSDRDQLIDVVVSGLTLASGQKRRDSASSTPRIAS from the coding sequence ATGCCTACGCTCAGAGCGGACGCAGCGCGCTCACGTGCCAGGATCCTCGACGCCGCACGGCGCCGGCCGATCACCGAGCTGCGGCTCAACGACCTGGCCCGTGAGGCGGGCGTCGGGGTCGCCACCGTCTACCGCCACTTCCCGACGGTGACCGCGCTGGTCGAGGCACTCACCCTCGGGGCGCTCGAGCAGCTCGTCGACGAGGCCCGGGCGGCCGCTGCGGAACCCGATCCGGCCCGCGCGTTCACGCGACTGGTGCGGGAGACGGCCACCCGGCAGCTCGAGCACCAGGGCCTCCAGGCCGTGCTGCGCTCGGACGAGATCTCGAGCGCGGCGCGCGGTCTCCGGGACGAGCTGCTCGATCTCGCACAGACGACGCTCACGAATGCGATCGCTGCGGGAGCCGTTCGCCCTCACCTCTCGTTCGACCAGGTGCAGCGCCTCGTCTGCGGGGTCGAGCACGCCGTGCGACTCGGGGACGGCAGCGACCGGGACCAGCTGATCGACGTGGTCGTGTCAGGGCTGACCCTGGCGTCCGGTCAGAAGAGGCGGGACTCCGCGTCGTCGACGCCGCGCATCGCCTCGTAG